A section of the Rummeliibacillus pycnus genome encodes:
- a CDS encoding helix-turn-helix transcriptional regulator — MNDKTRLEALSTFLKAKRAQIKPESVGLPAGTRRRTPGLRREEIAQLAGVSTTWYTWLEQGRDIKVSSLVLDCISTALQLNNDERDYLYDLALEAKLEIAHPKKDQSELSPSLKRILAELTYCPTIITDRHCHIVGWNPAAAHVFLDFEQIPNDQRNLIRLVFTRKELKALAVNWEQFAKGFLAIFRTYYGHYHGDEWYNQFIKKMSNSHPKFQDLWQESHVSKAPELIIEFRHAKAGKMLFNLTSLQVQGDMDLRCSIYTPVEETETENKLKRLMKSVSVKN, encoded by the coding sequence ATGAACGATAAAACTAGGCTTGAAGCTTTGTCAACATTCTTAAAAGCTAAGCGTGCACAAATTAAGCCAGAGTCTGTTGGATTACCTGCAGGGACCCGGAGAAGGACACCAGGATTACGAAGAGAAGAGATCGCACAATTAGCAGGTGTGAGTACCACTTGGTATACATGGTTAGAACAAGGAAGAGACATAAAAGTTTCTTCACTTGTACTCGATTGTATTTCTACAGCTTTGCAATTGAATAATGATGAAAGAGATTACTTATATGACCTAGCATTAGAAGCAAAGTTAGAAATTGCACATCCAAAAAAGGATCAATCAGAGCTAAGCCCTTCTTTAAAACGAATACTAGCAGAATTAACATATTGTCCGACTATCATTACAGATCGACATTGCCATATAGTGGGCTGGAATCCTGCAGCTGCTCATGTTTTTTTAGATTTTGAACAAATTCCGAATGATCAAAGAAACTTGATTCGTTTAGTGTTCACTAGAAAAGAATTAAAAGCATTGGCTGTTAATTGGGAACAATTTGCGAAGGGTTTTCTTGCCATTTTCCGAACCTATTATGGACATTATCACGGTGATGAATGGTACAATCAATTTATAAAAAAAATGAGTAATTCTCATCCAAAATTCCAAGATTTATGGCAAGAAAGTCATGTGAGTAAAGCGCCTGAATTAATAATTGAATTTAGACATGCTAAAGCAGGTAAAATGTTGTTTAATTTAACTTCTCTCCAAGTTCAAGGTGATATGGACTTACGTTGCAGTATTTATACACCAGTAGAGGAAACCGAAACAGAAAATAAATTAAAGCGATTGATGAAAAGTGTTTCGGTTAAAAATTAA
- a CDS encoding anti sigma factor C-terminal domain-containing protein, with amino-acid sequence MSNAEVYGANIHYDKSTTSFSLDSAINQDQYVKDINGIPYTWYNEQTWYKIYDSPTTIYDNSITSSSNKQQYYRNGQRVVNFYVPGEKKVKDDRKLLQSLASNNVVEMAISFKEEMSANQMLKQFPTAQWAWVQNPHADISIIPSYVIGDYAYGFTITAPEKGEESLSKDVKNFEMHLSNLSRADEKDTHVKPLLKSIQHKGTVQVSGVIITGTVKELLPVIKNDSINYISVGVIIPY; translated from the coding sequence TTGTCCAATGCTGAAGTTTATGGTGCGAATATCCATTACGATAAATCTACAACTAGTTTTAGTTTGGATTCCGCTATTAATCAGGACCAATATGTAAAAGATATTAATGGAATTCCTTATACATGGTACAACGAACAAACTTGGTATAAAATTTATGATTCACCTACAACAATTTATGATAATTCTATAACATCATCTTCAAATAAACAGCAATACTATAGAAATGGACAAAGAGTGGTTAATTTCTATGTTCCTGGAGAAAAAAAGGTAAAAGATGATCGGAAATTACTCCAATCTTTAGCATCAAATAATGTGGTAGAAATGGCAATTTCATTTAAGGAGGAAATGAGTGCAAATCAAATGCTGAAGCAATTTCCGACTGCACAATGGGCCTGGGTACAAAACCCTCATGCAGATATTTCGATTATTCCTAGCTATGTGATTGGAGACTATGCATATGGCTTTACAATTACAGCACCTGAAAAAGGTGAAGAAAGTTTATCAAAAGACGTAAAAAACTTCGAGATGCACTTATCAAATTTATCTAGAGCTGATGAGAAAGACACGCATGTAAAGCCACTTCTTAAATCTATACAACATAAAGGTACAGTTCAAGTGAGTGGTGTCATTATAACAGGAACGGTAAAAGAATTATTACCAGTAATTAAAAATGATTCGATAAATTATATTAGTGTAGGAGTTATCATTCCTTATTAA
- a CDS encoding CPCC family cysteine-rich protein, protein MKYTCSCCGYKTLNEEPPGTDEICKFCFWHDDYVQYKDPDYEGGANEVSLRQAQKNFIKFGACEEKCIKLVIKPNKEDIKDPNWKQL, encoded by the coding sequence ATGAAATATACTTGTTCTTGCTGTGGTTATAAAACATTGAATGAGGAACCCCCTGGAACTGATGAAATCTGTAAATTTTGTTTTTGGCATGATGATTATGTCCAATATAAAGACCCTGATTATGAAGGTGGGGCAAATGAAGTTTCATTAAGACAAGCACAAAAAAACTTTATTAAGTTTGGTGCATGTGAAGAAAAATGTATTAAATTAGTAATAAAGCCAAATAAGGAAGATATAAAAGATCCTAACTGGAAACAGTTATAA
- a CDS encoding ClbS/DfsB family four-helix bundle protein, with protein MTKSKKEILLENSDKNFRALLEIIESIPSRKRGISIETQERDKNFRDVLMHLYEWHAMLERWYREGMEGDIPFMPAPGYKWNTIRLLNMRIWEIYQDITLNQALKKLKLSHVRVMELVKSHTNEELMTKKYYKWTKTSNLFSYFAANTSHHYIWAIKKCETIAKSI; from the coding sequence ATGACTAAAAGTAAAAAAGAAATTCTATTAGAGAATAGCGACAAGAATTTTAGAGCATTACTTGAAATAATCGAGTCTATACCTAGCAGAAAAAGGGGTATATCCATTGAAACTCAAGAAAGGGATAAGAATTTTCGGGATGTATTAATGCATCTTTATGAATGGCATGCAATGCTTGAGAGATGGTATAGAGAAGGTATGGAGGGGGATATTCCTTTTATGCCTGCCCCCGGTTATAAATGGAATACTATAAGATTACTTAATATGCGAATTTGGGAAATCTATCAAGATATAACATTGAATCAAGCTTTAAAAAAATTGAAGTTAAGCCATGTAAGAGTCATGGAATTAGTTAAATCACATACCAATGAAGAATTAATGACGAAAAAATACTATAAGTGGACAAAAACAAGTAACTTATTCAGCTATTTTGCAGCAAACACTTCCCATCATTACATTTGGGCTATAAAAAAATGTGAAACTATTGCAAAGTCTATATAA
- a CDS encoding DUF6141 family protein, producing the protein MVNEKICLKRKDIRLSKGWIEISKDNDAVLYREVQRPRQLLYIIVIIIVSGIFWWGFIQQVIYGIQFGDKPMSDIGLVIAWVLFGLIIPLLAFQVKMITEVRGDGVYIKFVPFHFEYRGFGYQSIRDYKSVSFSSLKRFGGWGIRFNLNGERLYNIAGSEGVKLRLASGDIVIIGSKNPDELKKAIDLSLIDHTK; encoded by the coding sequence TTGGTTAATGAGAAGATTTGTTTAAAAAGAAAGGATATTAGGTTAAGCAAGGGGTGGATAGAAATTAGTAAAGACAATGATGCTGTTTTATATCGAGAAGTTCAACGACCAAGACAATTATTATATATCATAGTAATAATTATAGTTTCAGGAATTTTTTGGTGGGGATTTATCCAACAGGTTATATACGGAATTCAATTCGGAGACAAACCGATGTCTGATATTGGGTTGGTAATAGCTTGGGTTTTGTTTGGTTTGATCATACCTTTATTAGCGTTCCAAGTTAAGATGATAACTGAAGTACGTGGAGATGGGGTGTATATAAAATTTGTTCCCTTCCATTTTGAATACCGAGGCTTTGGTTATCAAAGTATTCGGGATTATAAAAGTGTTTCTTTTAGTTCGCTAAAGCGGTTTGGAGGTTGGGGGATTCGGTTTAATCTAAATGGAGAACGACTATATAATATTGCAGGAAGTGAGGGTGTCAAATTAAGGTTAGCTTCAGGAGACATTGTTATAATAGGCTCAAAAAATCCTGATGAGCTCAAAAAGGCAATAGATTTATCTTTAATTGATCATACTAAATAA
- a CDS encoding sulfite exporter TauE/SafE family protein: MAIFINEWFSADGLMLFSIGVIAAMIGVMFGAAGFVLLPAMLLVGVPIHATVAVNKFATGVSSFTNVLTLIFKIDISLKEMVPYMIMACFGGLTGAFLATRLSEQIMNIVACFILIFSFFIVLKSNKEIGMDVEGCHEQKPSFITPFFISMYDGGFGPGSALMNITYFLKKQGNYKKAVELTRFVMFSSCMSAFIFYYLFGIVDWRIAIPVTVGSIVGSHLGMKMVQYIQVKWLQITLPAIFLLLIAQVVRDLLF, from the coding sequence ATGGCTATTTTCATAAATGAATGGTTTTCAGCAGATGGGTTGATGTTATTTTCAATCGGAGTAATAGCCGCGATGATTGGTGTCATGTTTGGGGCAGCAGGTTTTGTATTACTCCCAGCAATGTTATTAGTTGGCGTACCTATTCATGCTACGGTGGCTGTGAATAAGTTCGCAACAGGTGTTTCTTCGTTTACAAATGTCCTCACATTAATATTTAAAATAGATATATCCCTTAAAGAGATGGTGCCATATATGATTATGGCATGTTTCGGGGGATTGACAGGAGCATTTTTAGCAACACGACTGTCCGAACAAATAATGAACATTGTGGCTTGTTTTATTCTTATTTTTTCCTTTTTTATTGTACTCAAAAGTAATAAAGAGATTGGGATGGATGTTGAAGGTTGTCATGAACAAAAGCCATCGTTCATCACACCGTTTTTCATTAGTATGTATGATGGTGGTTTTGGACCGGGCTCTGCATTGATGAATATTACGTATTTTTTGAAGAAGCAAGGTAACTATAAAAAAGCTGTTGAATTAACACGTTTCGTGATGTTTTCCAGTTGCATGAGTGCTTTTATATTTTATTATCTTTTTGGCATTGTCGATTGGAGGATTGCTATTCCGGTTACGGTTGGTTCGATTGTGGGATCTCACTTAGGAATGAAAATGGTGCAATATATTCAAGTGAAATGGCTCCAAATCACATTGCCAGCAATCTTTCTGTTATTAATTGCACAAGTTGTACGTGATTTATTGTTCTGA
- the fabF gene encoding beta-ketoacyl-ACP synthase II, producing the protein MERVVITGMGVVSPLGNNINTFWSNLINGESGISTIDTFDITNHKTKIAGIIQDFDVDKILGKKEARRLDRFSQFALAAAEQAWTDSNLDLECIDTERLGVYVGSGIGGINTLIENIDALRQKGSRRVSPTLVPAMMSNAAAAQISIKWNAMGPSMSPVSACAIGNTAIGEAVRIIRSGEVDVMFAGGTEAAITDLSIASFSNATALSTRNDDPTKASRPFDENRDGFVMSEGAGILILESLSHALRRKSKIYAEVIGYGASSDAYHIVATHPEGKGAYLAMRSALKNANLSIEDIDVISAHATSTKVGDISETMAIKKLFGKQAYQIPVTANKSMLGHMLGAAGGVEAIALAMSLKEGIIPPTINLENPDSLCDLDYVPSVSRQVNIKTGLSNSFGFGGHNAALVLRKYE; encoded by the coding sequence GTGGAAAGAGTTGTGATTACTGGAATGGGCGTAGTCTCTCCTTTGGGAAACAACATCAACACATTTTGGAGTAATTTGATTAACGGAGAGTCTGGTATATCCACTATTGATACATTTGATATTACTAATCATAAGACAAAAATCGCAGGTATCATTCAAGATTTTGATGTAGATAAAATTTTAGGAAAGAAAGAAGCAAGACGTTTAGATCGCTTTTCTCAATTTGCTTTAGCTGCAGCTGAACAAGCTTGGACAGACTCTAATTTAGACCTTGAATGTATTGATACAGAAAGGTTAGGGGTTTACGTTGGTTCAGGTATTGGTGGAATTAATACCTTAATTGAAAATATTGATGCGCTTAGACAAAAGGGGTCAAGAAGAGTGAGTCCAACTCTAGTACCAGCTATGATGTCTAATGCTGCTGCTGCACAAATAAGTATTAAATGGAACGCAATGGGACCTTCTATGTCACCTGTTTCTGCATGTGCAATTGGAAATACAGCTATTGGAGAAGCCGTTAGAATAATTCGCTCTGGAGAAGTTGACGTTATGTTTGCAGGTGGAACAGAGGCAGCTATAACAGACTTATCAATAGCAAGCTTCAGTAATGCTACAGCATTATCAACAAGAAATGATGATCCTACTAAAGCCAGTCGCCCTTTTGATGAAAATCGAGATGGATTTGTCATGTCAGAAGGAGCTGGCATTCTAATCTTAGAATCTTTATCACATGCTTTACGTAGAAAATCAAAGATTTATGCGGAAGTCATTGGTTATGGTGCAAGCTCAGATGCTTACCATATAGTAGCTACACATCCAGAAGGTAAAGGGGCCTATCTTGCAATGAGATCCGCTTTAAAAAATGCTAATTTATCTATTGAAGATATTGATGTTATTAGTGCCCATGCAACAAGTACAAAAGTTGGGGATATATCTGAAACCATGGCTATTAAGAAGCTATTTGGAAAACAAGCTTATCAGATTCCAGTAACAGCTAATAAATCAATGCTTGGTCATATGTTAGGTGCTGCTGGTGGTGTTGAAGCAATTGCTTTAGCAATGAGTTTAAAAGAAGGAATAATTCCTCCAACAATTAATTTAGAAAACCCTGATTCATTATGTGATTTAGATTATGTACCATCTGTTTCTCGTCAAGTGAACATAAAGACAGGACTTTCTAATTCGTTTGGCTTCGGAGGTCACAATGCAGCTTTAGTTTTAAGAAAATACGAGTGA
- a CDS encoding LysR family transcriptional regulator has translation MNLHALRIFTKVADLGSITAAANELRLSQPAVTIQIRNLEKELGLQLTKSKGRGIQLTEDGQFVYEQGLRLFHLEAQIEDKLTLFVAKDEKIQIATSYIPINYVLPEYIANFKLMYPDVEFVVSLGNVKSVEEKIRNYEADFGFVVQSNIGHEDLTFEKLMEVEFAFVAHPSHPLANQIVSLSELSQEELIYREKGSSTRDLVEAVFYAQNCPLPKIGLQMQGLFESLKVVEAGYGIVLAPFLSVTDSIETNKLARIFIKNVEIKQSLFICTRKSELTNPTFVRYIKEQFESRQ, from the coding sequence ATGAATTTACATGCACTACGAATTTTCACGAAAGTCGCAGATTTAGGGAGTATCACAGCTGCGGCAAATGAATTACGGTTAAGCCAACCAGCTGTAACGATCCAAATTCGTAATTTAGAAAAAGAGTTGGGTTTGCAGCTAACGAAAAGTAAAGGACGAGGAATTCAATTAACGGAAGATGGGCAATTTGTCTATGAACAAGGACTACGCTTGTTTCACTTAGAAGCGCAAATTGAGGATAAGCTTACATTATTTGTTGCCAAAGACGAAAAAATTCAGATTGCGACCTCTTACATTCCGATCAATTATGTCTTGCCTGAATACATCGCAAATTTTAAATTAATGTATCCAGATGTAGAATTCGTCGTATCACTAGGAAATGTAAAATCAGTTGAAGAAAAAATTCGCAACTACGAAGCTGACTTCGGATTTGTTGTACAAAGTAATATTGGACACGAAGATCTAACTTTTGAAAAGTTAATGGAGGTTGAATTTGCATTTGTTGCCCATCCATCACATCCATTAGCGAATCAAATTGTATCGTTAAGTGAATTATCACAGGAAGAATTAATTTATCGTGAAAAAGGAAGTTCGACACGCGATTTAGTAGAAGCTGTTTTTTATGCACAAAATTGTCCATTGCCTAAGATTGGCTTACAGATGCAAGGTCTATTTGAATCTTTAAAAGTTGTAGAAGCAGGCTATGGTATCGTTCTCGCCCCTTTTCTCAGCGTAACTGACAGCATAGAGACGAATAAATTGGCACGTATCTTTATTAAAAATGTAGAGATTAAACAAAGTTTATTTATTTGTACACGAAAAAGCGAATTGACGAATCCAACTTTTGTCCGTTATATAAAAGAACAATTTGAATCGAGACAATAG
- a CDS encoding class I SAM-dependent methyltransferase, translating to MQDKPKNIPDHTAVRVALWRALHVQIDALPHVLEDEVGLKLVDPEDEWQTQPDMDPSFTSGFRASIVARARFVEDLVTEQLDKAVNQYVILGAGLDTFAERRTEIASRLKVFEVDQPETQEWKRKRLMALGYGIPKWLQLVPVDFEAGTSWWEKLKASGFDAKQPAVVASTGVSQYLTKEAILATLRQVAQLAPGSILAMTFLLPFEQTETKIKKEAEEAKKGAQSSGTPFISFFTPEEMIDLAKEAGFREARHVSSADLNQRYFTGRTDGLSLPKGEEFLIATT from the coding sequence ATGCAGGATAAACCAAAGAATATACCAGATCATACTGCCGTGAGAGTTGCCTTATGGAGGGCTTTGCATGTTCAGATAGATGCACTGCCTCATGTACTTGAAGACGAGGTTGGTTTAAAGCTTGTTGATCCAGAAGACGAATGGCAAACGCAACCTGATATGGATCCAAGTTTTACTAGCGGCTTCCGAGCATCTATCGTTGCACGTGCTCGTTTTGTAGAGGATTTAGTCACTGAACAACTTGACAAAGCCGTCAACCAATATGTGATACTCGGTGCCGGTCTGGACACCTTTGCAGAACGGAGAACGGAGATTGCATCTCGACTAAAGGTTTTCGAGGTCGATCAACCTGAAACACAAGAGTGGAAGAGAAAACGTTTGATGGCACTCGGTTACGGTATCCCTAAATGGCTACAACTTGTGCCAGTTGACTTCGAAGCTGGCACATCCTGGTGGGAAAAACTAAAGGCTTCAGGATTCGATGCAAAACAACCAGCAGTAGTGGCATCCACCGGCGTCTCTCAATATCTCACAAAAGAGGCAATTTTGGCAACTCTACGGCAAGTAGCACAGCTCGCTCCAGGCTCCATATTGGCCATGACGTTCTTACTACCATTTGAACAAACTGAAACCAAAATCAAAAAAGAGGCTGAAGAAGCCAAAAAAGGTGCCCAATCAAGTGGCACACCATTCATCAGCTTCTTCACACCAGAAGAAATGATTGACCTAGCAAAAGAAGCAGGTTTCAGAGAAGCTCGACATGTATCATCAGCTGATCTTAACCAACGCTATTTTACTGGCCGAACAGACGGACTGTCGTTGCCAAAAGGTGAGGAATTCTTGATAGCGACTACTTAG
- a CDS encoding ArsR/SmtB family transcription factor gives MDIQFLEKQLKAVADANRLTLLSCLKSGEVCVCDLVDVLGLSQPAVSQQLKKLEEAGIITARKVGTWKHYRLVDEQTPIIQKVLEELEDKTTCHCGTCGVES, from the coding sequence ATGGATATTCAATTTTTAGAAAAGCAGTTAAAAGCAGTTGCAGACGCAAATCGTTTAACACTTTTAAGTTGTTTAAAATCTGGTGAGGTTTGTGTTTGTGATTTGGTTGATGTTCTTGGATTATCGCAGCCAGCAGTAAGCCAACAATTAAAAAAATTAGAGGAGGCAGGGATTATTACAGCTCGAAAAGTCGGTACGTGGAAGCACTATCGTTTAGTAGATGAACAAACGCCTATTATTCAAAAAGTCCTTGAAGAATTAGAAGATAAAACAACTTGTCATTGTGGAACATGTGGTGTTGAATCATGA
- a CDS encoding MFS transporter has protein sequence MQQNNLEIEPQDINIVSSKKARKAVIATGIGNAMEWFDFGLYAYLAVILSKLFFAGVDNSGLQLVFTFGTFAAAFLVRPLGGIFFAKIGDKHGRKIVLSTTIILMAVSTLLIGFLPTYQQIGVWAPILLLGARLIQGFSTGGEYSGAMVYIAESSPDKKRGTLGSGLEIGTLIGFIAASGLVTILTFTLSDAQMHAWGWRIPFLIAAPIGLVGLYLRRHLDESPVFEEMEQAQQESEEEPLTFKEILKHYKKDLLLSVVIVAFFNITNYMVLSYMPSYLTEVLHVDNTTSLIILLIVMALMIPLALFAGRLSDKHGNKRIVQIGLIGLAFLSIPAFMLMGNGHIGFIFAGVFLLGFLLSFYEGTLPSLLPSLFFSDVRYRALALTFNVSVSIFGGTTPLVASYLVHVTGDPLAPAYYLAAISVIGLIVFSLLFVQTSGRALKGSYPTVETKKEVREVMKQDPEEALWWYEELPMLKESSQTKETM, from the coding sequence ATGCAACAAAATAATTTAGAAATTGAACCGCAAGATATTAATATTGTTAGTTCTAAGAAAGCGCGTAAGGCTGTCATCGCTACAGGAATCGGTAATGCGATGGAATGGTTTGACTTTGGTCTTTATGCATATTTAGCTGTTATTTTAAGTAAGTTGTTCTTCGCTGGCGTTGATAACAGCGGACTTCAACTAGTCTTTACATTCGGTACATTTGCTGCCGCCTTCTTAGTAAGACCACTTGGCGGTATATTCTTTGCTAAAATCGGTGATAAACATGGTCGTAAAATTGTCTTAAGTACAACGATCATTTTGATGGCTGTTTCCACTTTATTAATCGGTTTCCTTCCAACGTACCAACAAATTGGCGTTTGGGCACCAATTCTATTATTGGGTGCTCGTTTGATACAAGGTTTCTCAACCGGTGGTGAATATTCAGGTGCGATGGTTTATATCGCTGAATCTTCTCCCGACAAGAAACGTGGTACTCTAGGGAGTGGTCTAGAAATTGGTACATTAATCGGTTTCATAGCCGCTTCTGGTTTAGTAACAATTTTAACTTTTACATTATCTGATGCACAAATGCATGCTTGGGGCTGGCGTATACCATTCCTAATTGCTGCACCGATTGGTCTTGTCGGCTTATATTTACGTCGTCATTTAGATGAATCGCCCGTTTTTGAAGAAATGGAACAGGCACAACAAGAAAGCGAAGAAGAACCACTTACATTTAAAGAAATCCTAAAACATTATAAAAAAGATTTACTTTTAAGTGTTGTAATCGTTGCGTTCTTTAATATTACAAACTATATGGTATTGTCGTATATGCCATCTTACTTAACGGAAGTATTACATGTAGATAATACAACAAGTTTAATTATTCTACTGATTGTGATGGCACTAATGATTCCATTAGCGTTATTTGCTGGTCGCCTTTCTGACAAGCATGGTAACAAGCGGATTGTTCAAATCGGCTTAATTGGCTTAGCATTCTTATCAATTCCAGCCTTTATGTTAATGGGGAATGGACACATTGGTTTTATCTTCGCTGGTGTCTTCTTGCTTGGTTTCTTATTAAGTTTTTATGAAGGGACACTACCTTCTCTATTACCAAGTTTGTTCTTCTCAGACGTTCGTTATCGCGCTTTGGCTTTAACATTTAACGTTTCTGTTTCGATTTTCGGTGGTACAACACCGCTTGTCGCATCATATTTAGTACACGTCACAGGCGATCCACTAGCACCAGCTTATTATTTAGCAGCTATAAGTGTGATTGGCTTAATCGTCTTCAGTCTATTATTCGTCCAAACTTCAGGTCGTGCCTTAAAAGGTTCTTACCCTACAGTTGAAACAAAAAAAGAAGTTCGTGAAGTCATGAAACAGGATCCAGAAGAAGCTCTTTGGTGGTATGAAGAATTACCAATGTTAAAAGAATCATCTCAAACGAAAGAAACTATGTGA
- a CDS encoding LptM family lipoprotein, with the protein MKKILSLSAVVLLSVGLAACGQEKPEDAVNGFLTSFQKGDLEKAGTYIAGGMDKVNLSNDDNGFSEKIYKPIGESYEFEKPKEKSIKGDNAKVDVKITSVDVGTAFTNSITKVMPMAFATAFEESDKSQKAIQNMMEKEVVKNISSKKADMSTRTVTLNLKKNKDGKYKIVADDNLEEAIFANLKNVQDAFGDNTNSDNAADQPKKDVQVLSTIAKNKSFDVNPIKLNIEEVSFKKASNVPQDEQDSISSTSGKDVGSEFNYIYIKYNAENTSDKDFIFSGINKVVLFTDGKQETIDNSMGGDFIDYDEDNDGEYYGKVKKQGEVGLVIKTDPSKVDKVRLVIGHSMDSETYDLGRDDQKVEYTIKK; encoded by the coding sequence ATGAAGAAAATACTTTCATTATCAGCCGTAGTTTTACTATCGGTTGGATTGGCTGCTTGTGGACAAGAAAAACCGGAGGATGCGGTAAATGGATTCTTAACATCATTTCAAAAAGGGGATCTTGAGAAAGCTGGAACCTATATTGCTGGCGGAATGGATAAAGTAAACTTAAGTAATGATGATAATGGATTCTCTGAAAAAATCTATAAACCAATTGGTGAAAGCTATGAATTTGAAAAACCTAAAGAGAAGTCTATTAAAGGAGACAACGCAAAAGTCGATGTAAAAATTACTTCTGTTGACGTTGGCACTGCATTTACAAATAGTATTACGAAAGTTATGCCTATGGCGTTTGCCACAGCTTTTGAAGAAAGTGATAAATCACAAAAGGCCATCCAAAACATGATGGAGAAAGAAGTTGTAAAAAATATATCATCTAAAAAAGCAGATATGTCTACACGTACAGTGACATTAAATTTAAAAAAGAACAAAGATGGTAAATATAAGATTGTTGCGGATGATAATTTGGAAGAAGCTATTTTCGCAAATTTGAAAAACGTACAAGATGCATTTGGTGATAATACAAACTCAGATAATGCTGCAGATCAACCAAAAAAAGACGTGCAAGTTCTATCTACGATTGCTAAAAACAAATCATTTGATGTCAATCCTATTAAATTAAATATAGAAGAAGTATCATTTAAGAAAGCTTCAAATGTTCCACAGGATGAACAAGATAGCATTAGTAGCACATCAGGAAAAGACGTGGGTAGTGAATTCAACTACATATATATTAAATATAATGCTGAAAATACATCAGATAAAGATTTTATCTTTAGCGGTATTAACAAGGTAGTTTTGTTCACAGATGGAAAGCAAGAAACAATAGATAATTCTATGGGTGGAGATTTCATCGATTATGATGAAGATAATGATGGCGAATACTACGGTAAGGTGAAGAAACAAGGTGAGGTTGGACTTGTTATTAAGACAGACCCTAGTAAAGTGGATAAGGTGAGATTAGTTATCGGCCATTCTATGGATTCTGAAACCTATGATTTAGGCAGGGATGATCAAAAAGTAGAATATACTATAAAAAAATAA
- the bla gene encoding class A beta-lactamase, translating into MNHFKIAFLVLVVAIVPLAGWSMPTHNFSDKPAKTVKKSSGHIHREFENLESKFDAHLGVYAIDTGTNRKISYRSNERFAYASTYKALAAGALLQQYSIDKLDELVTYTSKDIVSYSPVTQLHVDTGMTLREVIEAAVRYSDNTAGNLLLEKLGGPKGFETALRQIGDNVTQVDRYETDLNSAIPGDKRDTSTPKALATSLQAFAVSDLLHTEKRTILTNWMRGNTTGDALIRAGAPTGWEVDDKSGAGSYGTRNDIAIVWPPNRAPIVIAVLSNRDTQNATYDNRLIAETANVALNALK; encoded by the coding sequence ATGAATCATTTTAAAATTGCCTTCCTTGTGCTAGTGGTTGCTATTGTACCTCTTGCTGGCTGGTCGATGCCTACCCATAACTTTTCGGATAAGCCCGCAAAGACAGTCAAGAAATCATCAGGCCATATACATCGTGAGTTTGAGAATCTCGAAAGCAAATTTGACGCCCATCTCGGAGTCTATGCTATCGATACAGGTACAAATCGGAAAATCTCCTATAGATCCAATGAACGGTTCGCTTACGCATCTACTTACAAAGCACTTGCCGCAGGTGCATTGCTTCAGCAATACTCAATTGATAAACTCGACGAGTTAGTCACATACACTAGCAAGGACATCGTTTCGTATTCACCTGTAACACAGCTTCACGTAGATACCGGAATGACTCTTCGAGAAGTTATTGAGGCTGCGGTTCGATATAGCGACAACACCGCAGGGAACCTTTTATTAGAGAAACTGGGAGGTCCTAAGGGATTTGAAACTGCACTAAGGCAGATTGGAGATAACGTTACGCAAGTTGATCGCTACGAGACGGATTTGAACTCTGCTATTCCTGGAGATAAACGAGACACAAGCACACCAAAAGCACTTGCTACCAGCCTCCAGGCTTTCGCAGTCAGCGACTTGCTCCATACTGAAAAACGTACGATCCTGACGAATTGGATGCGGGGAAATACCACTGGAGATGCATTAATCAGGGCTGGTGCACCAACAGGTTGGGAAGTCGATGATAAGAGTGGGGCAGGAAGCTATGGAACACGGAATGACATTGCGATTGTTTGGCCACCGAATAGAGCTCCCATTGTCATCGCAGTTCTATCCAACCGTGATACACAAAATGCCACCTATGACAATAGGCTAATTGCAGAAACTGCAAATGTCGCACTTAACGCTCTAAAGTGA